TCTTTCGGATACTCGGTGAACGTCATCGCCCAGACGACGACCCACAGCAGACTGAACGCGCCGCAGATATAAAACGACTCGCGCCAGCCCCATGTCGTCATCACCAGCACGATCACGCCGGGCGCAACGGCATTGCCGATGCGCGCCGCTGCGTGTGTGATGCCTTGCGCGAAGCCGCGCTTTTCTTTCGCGACCCAGCGCGACATCGCGGCCGTCGCGGCCGGAAACGTTGCGCCTTCGCCGAAGCCGAGCAGCACGCGTGCAAACAGCAGCGAGACGAGACCGCCCGCGAAACCCGTCAGCAGCGTTGCGAGCGCCCAGATCGCGCCGCACGCAATCAGCGTGCGCTTCGCGCCGAAACGGTCGCTCACCCAGCCGCCGATGATCTGAAACACGAGATACGGATACGCAAAGGCCGAGAAAACCAGGCCGATTTCCGTATGCGAAAGATGAAACTCCTTGCCGAAGCCCGCCGCCGCCGTGCTGACGTTGACGCGGTCAAGGTAGGTGATGAAGTACATGATGCATAGCATCAGTAGAACGATACTGGTCGCACTGGTTACACGAAACCGCTTCATCGTCTGTCTCCGTTGCTGCCGGACGGGGCATTCACACGGCGTGTTCGGCCTTCATGCCGCGCGAGCCGCCGTCCGCAGGGTCTGCCGTTGGCGTTGGTCGCGTTTGTGGTTCGCTTGCGTCTTTGTCTTTCTGTTCGCTGCTGTGCGTCGCGCCGGCCGGGCGCGTGGGTGCTTCGAGGATTGCGTCTGAGATGAAGGAAGCAACGTGTCGCCGTTTGCGCTTCCTTCGTCGTCTGGTTATCGGCAGCTTATGCGGTTGCTTAAGTGGCCAATCAAGCGGCTGCTTTGAGCTTCGTTGCGTTCGGCTGCGACATCAGGAACTCCATCGCAGCAGGCAGGCCGCTCGCCGCGACAGGCACGCCCGCGATCTGCAAGCCCATTTCGACGCCTGAAAGCGTCGCCATCAGCGTGAGGTCGTTGCAGTCGCCAAGATGGCCGATGCGGAACATGCGCCCTTTCATCTTGCCAAGGCCCGTGCCAAGTGACATGTCGAAGCGTTCGTAAATGACTTTGCGCACGGCATCGGCATCGACGCCATCGGGCATCATCACGCCCGTCAGCACCGGGCTATATACGGACGGATCGGCGCATTGAATCTCGAGGCCCCATGCGCGCACCGCACGGCGGCAGGCTTCGGCGAGACGATCGTGCCGCGCGAACACGTTGTCGAGCCCTTCGCCGAGAATCATGTCGAGCGCCTCGTACAGCCCATACAGCAGGTTCGTATTGGGCGTGTACGGCCAGTAGCCGCTCTTGTTCATTTCGATGATTTCGGTCCAGTCCCAGAACGCGCGCGGCAGCTTCGCCTGCTTGCCCGCTTCGATCGCCTTTGGCGACACGGCGTTGAAGCTGATGCCGGGCGGCAGCATCAAGCCCTTCTGCGAACCCGACACGGTGACGTCGACGCCCCATTCGTCATGACGATAATCGGCGCACGCAAGGCCCGAGATCGTATCGACGAGCAGCAGCGCCGGATGGCCCGCTGCGTCGATCGCGCGGCGCACGGCCGCGATGTCGGACGTGACGCCCGTCGACGTTTCGTTATGCACGACGCACACGGCCTTGATCGCGTGCTGCGTGTCCTCGCGCAGCCGCGCTTCGATCATTTGCGGCTGCACGCCGCGCCGCCAGCCTTCGATACCCGGCAAGCCCAGAAACTCCGGCTTCAGACCGAGGTTCTCGGCCATCTTCTTCCACAGCGTCGCGAAGTGGCCCGTCTCGAACATCAGCACGTGATCGCCGGGACTCAGCGTGTTCGACAGCGCCGCTTCCCACGCGCC
The Paraburkholderia hospita DNA segment above includes these coding regions:
- a CDS encoding pyridoxal-phosphate-dependent aminotransferase family protein, whose protein sequence is MLKLDFHPAGRHFLQIPGPSPVPDRILRAMSYPTIDHRGPEFGALGLKVLDGIKKIFKTQQPVVIYPASGTGAWEAALSNTLSPGDHVLMFETGHFATLWKKMAENLGLKPEFLGLPGIEGWRRGVQPQMIEARLREDTQHAIKAVCVVHNETSTGVTSDIAAVRRAIDAAGHPALLLVDTISGLACADYRHDEWGVDVTVSGSQKGLMLPPGISFNAVSPKAIEAGKQAKLPRAFWDWTEIIEMNKSGYWPYTPNTNLLYGLYEALDMILGEGLDNVFARHDRLAEACRRAVRAWGLEIQCADPSVYSPVLTGVMMPDGVDADAVRKVIYERFDMSLGTGLGKMKGRMFRIGHLGDCNDLTLMATLSGVEMGLQIAGVPVAASGLPAAMEFLMSQPNATKLKAAA